The following is a genomic window from Ahaetulla prasina isolate Xishuangbanna unplaced genomic scaffold, ASM2864084v1 Contig683, whole genome shotgun sequence.
GTCAAATAgggattgctattgctatatttattgATAGTTGTGAGGTTGATGCAAATGTATATGGAAGTAACCCTAACAGGTTGGATGTTAGGATTGTGATCAGTAGTGCAGTCAATATTTGTGATCATTTTTGTCCTTTATTTGATAGTTGGTTTGTTATATTAATTATTACAGTCTTTATTACCCAGATAATGGCTATTGTTATTCGGTTTCCAATCAGTCGTGGTTTGTTGTTGATTAATAATATTGGAATTGCTATAGATATAAGAATTGTTGGGGTTATTATTAATTCCGGGCTGGCAAATTGTTCAAATAGGTTTATTATCATGGTAGTGTtattattggttttatttttattgtttttatgttctCTAGTGGGCATGTCACTATTATTAGTTCTTTAATTTTTAGCGAGGTTAATGTTAGTATTAGTCAGGTTCACAGataaactataaaaatataaattgtgtCTAGTTGTGGCATTCACTAAGGAAAGGTTCTGTTTCTTCTTTAACTTAAAAGGCTAATGCTATAAAAGCTTCTTAGTGACTGTTCTGATACTAACCATTGTTCGAAGTAATATAGGGGGATTGCTTCTACTGCGATTGGCATGAAGCTGTGATTAGCCCCGCAGATTTCTGAGCATTGGCCGAAGAATACTCCAACCCGTGATGTGGATAATGGTAGTTGGTTTAACCGTCCCGGGACTGCATCTACTTTTACACCGAGTGATGGGATTGTTCATGAGTGTAGAACATCTTCTGCGGTT
Proteins encoded in this region:
- the LOC131187387 gene encoding LOW QUALITY PROTEIN: ATP synthase subunit a-like (The sequence of the model RefSeq protein was modified relative to this genomic sequence to represent the inferred CDS: substituted 2 bases at 2 genomic stop codons), translating into MPTREHKNNKNKTNNNTTMIINLFEQFASPELIITPTILISIAIPILLINNKPRLIGNRITIAIIWVIKTVIINITNQLSNKGQKXSQILTALLITILTSNLLGLLPYTFASTSQLSINIAIAIPIXLSTIITGIINKPSITLAHILPEGSPTPLIPFMILIETVSILIRPIALGVRLTANITAGHLLITIISTTTLNFINAHILISTITGLLLVLLSVLELAVACIQSYVFVLLIILYLQENT